The DNA segment ATGGAGGACGAGGCCGATCATGCGCTTTTCCGAGTTCCTGGACGCCGAATGGAAGCCCGCCCTGGGCTGCACCGAACCCGCCGCCGTGGCCCACGCGGCCAGTCTCGCCGCCGCTCGGGCTTCGGGTTCCATCCGCCAGGTGCGTCTGGTCCTGGACGTGCGGACCTACAAGAACTGCCACGCGGTAGGCATTCCCAACAGCGGGGGCCGGACCGGCGTGCTGTGGGCCCTCGCCCTGGGCGCCTGCCTTCCGGATTCTTCTCACGGCCTGGCCTGCTTTGGGCACGTGACGCCGGCGGTGCTCGCCGCGGCGGAGGACCTGGTCGCGCGGAAGCTGCTGCGCGTGGAGGTGGACGCCACCCGGCCCGACCTCTACATCGACTGCGCGGTGGAAGGCGAAAGCGGAACGGGCCGGGCGGTGCTGGAGGTGGAGCACACGCACGTGGCCCGGCTGGAGGCGGATGGAGTCCAGGTGGGCGGCACGCCTGCGCCGCGGGGAGACGAACGGCCTTCCGTCAGGGCTGCGGTGGGCGCCCTGGGCCTGGCCGAGATGCGGGATCTGGCGCTGTCCCTCACCGCGGAGGACCGCGGGCGGCTGCGGGAGGGCGCCGCGGCCAACCTGGCCATGGCGGAGCACGGCGTGGGGCTTCTGCCGCCGGGCTTCGTCCCGTCGCCGGGAACGGACCGCCTCGGGCGGATGTCGCGGCTGGTGAGCGCCGGCGTGCTGGCCCGGATGTCCGGGGAGCCCCTCATGGTGGTCTCCCTGGCGGGATCGGGAAACAAGGGGATCACGGTGTCGGTGCCCGTCGCGCTGTGGGGCCGGGAAGGCGGGCACGATCCCGCGAGGATCGACGAGGCCCTCGCCTTCGCCTGCCTGGCGACCTCGGCGACGACTCACCGCCTGGGAACGCTCTCCGCGATGTGCGGTGCGGCCAACGCC comes from the Geothrix sp. 21YS21S-4 genome and includes:
- a CDS encoding L-serine ammonia-lyase, iron-sulfur-dependent, subunit alpha, with translation MRFSEFLDAEWKPALGCTEPAAVAHAASLAAARASGSIRQVRLVLDVRTYKNCHAVGIPNSGGRTGVLWALALGACLPDSSHGLACFGHVTPAVLAAAEDLVARKLLRVEVDATRPDLYIDCAVEGESGTGRAVLEVEHTHVARLEADGVQVGGTPAPRGDERPSVRAAVGALGLAEMRDLALSLTAEDRGRLREGAAANLAMAEHGVGLLPPGFVPSPGTDRLGRMSRLVSAGVLARMSGEPLMVVSLAGSGNKGITVSVPVALWGREGGHDPARIDEALAFACLATSATTHRLGTLSAMCGAANAAGIGVALGILLLEGATPAQMDLAVNTMVGNLAGMICDGAKIGCAMKAMTGVEAAFRAASLALADFGIPATDGIVGVDGDASLLHLGRLARNGMTGVDAEVLEIMQAKL